One Brachionichthys hirsutus isolate HB-005 unplaced genomic scaffold, CSIRO-AGI_Bhir_v1 contig_372, whole genome shotgun sequence genomic window, ACTCATTGCCTTTGTCTGTTCATTGGCGGTTCTTTTATCGAGTGATTTTGGTCGTTTAAAACTTAAACTCATGCACGTTCAACCAGAACCTCCATTCAAACTTTCAAAACTTTCTCAAGATTGTTCCACTTTTTCCACGTCATTCACCATTTTTACACAATCAGAAGTTAAATGTGGGAAATTatcaaaaatctgttttctgGCGAAAATCTTTGGGGAAAAAATTCCACTCCATCCTGCAATTATTGATATTGAAGCAATCGTGGTTTTGGTTTCGTCGGAGCACCAGGAGCACTGACAACATTCCCAACACTGTGTCTGCTTCGGAATGATTTTTTCCAGACATTTTCTTACGTAATCGAAGGattttctcctcctgcttgtGAAATGAAAGAGCTGCTTGTATCTGATTAGCACTTCCTGTCCGTGTTCCCACCCAGTTTTTCCCGCCCCCCTCTCATCCTGATCTCCCTGGACGGATTGCGGGCGAGGTACCTGAAAGACCACAGCCGCCACCTCCCTGTCATCAACAAGTTACGTAAgtctcccccaccccccacgcTGTCGACTCCACCGTTTGCCCGGATCGCGGCGTCACTGAACGTTTCTTTGCTGCGTTACAGGAAGATGCGGGACCACAACTCCAAACATGAGGCCGGTCTATCCCACGAAGACCTTTCCCAACCACTACAGCATTGCGACTGTGAGTTTTCCGGTCAGAGGGTGCAACTTATTGGTCAGAAATGTAGAGTAAAGGTGCAAATCTAAATGGTAAAACCTGAACAGCAAGCCTCCAGTCATTGAGAGGCTTTTCCTGCAAGAGGCGGGTCTCTCCGGCGTTGCCGAGGCTACCGTTGAGGCCTAACAGCTTTCAGAtgtctggaggagcagctgagctGGGTGGGCCGAAAAACCCAAACGCTGCAGTTCCAATAAAGCGCCAGCAGAAATACGGGCGCTACATAGGGGAGGAGGGAATCACTCAGAcgaccccccgcccccgccgaaCTGCACAGCTCATCGATTGTGCGTTGTCCTGTGATTCCTTCAGGGTCTTTACCCCGAGTCTCACGGCATCGTGGGCAACAAGATGTACGATGTGACCCGAGACGCTTTCTTCAGCCTGAAAACCAAAGAGAAGTTCGACCCGAGGTGGTACCGAGGAGAACCGGTGAGTGACGGGTCCGAAGCCAGGCGCGTAGATCCTCGTCTTTTGTCTTTGTCGCACACCTGAGGAGGGGATTCAGGTGTGAGTGAggaacgcacgcacacgcgtgAGTTTAGCTGCTGGGGATCGCCTCTCCCCGCGAGTCTGGCTGTAATTATCCTGCCGGTGCTGAAAGCCGGCTGCGGAGGCTGCCTGTTGCTCTTTAGAGGTGGTTTGTGGTTTTCGTTTCGAAAAGGGATGCCTCTTTAATCAGTCCTCGACCGTGGAACCGGCCGCGCTTCGAAACACGGCATGAAGATAAAGGAACTTCCCCTCGATTGCGACTGAGTGCGCCGGATCAACGAGGATAAATAAGATTCGGCGGAGTTGGTATCTGTCTTCCGGTACTTCTCCTTTACTTGCCACCTCCTTCCTATGTCGTctcctctccgcctcctcctcaggtgtGGCACACGGCCATGCGTCAGAAACTGAAAGTGGGGACCTACTTCTGGCCCGGCTCGGATGCACCGGTCAACGGCACCTTGCCTAACTACCACAAGCTCTATAACGGGTGAGAGTGATGCCGTAGCCTTCCAGAATTAATCAAACAATTTAGTGTGAATTTCAGTTCCTTTTAGGTTAAATTGCGGTaactctgcttttttttttttttgggtgcgCAGGAGCATCCCTTTCCAGGAGAGGGTGTCGACGCTGCTGGAGTGGCTCAGTCTACCTCAGGGAGAAAGGTATCACATCATCGTTCTGAATCTCACGTCATTGgtcaccatgaaaaaaaaaaacgctccgctgaatgttgccatggtgatttCAGACCTGACTTCTACACCTTGTACCTGGAGGAACCCGACGCATCAGGGCATCGTCACGGGCCGGGCAGCGCCGAGGTCAGCCATCCGTTTGTTTAAATCATTTATGACTTTTATTCATTAAACTAGTTGCCGATACACCTTCTCTTATTCGATCAATCAGCTAACGATCAATCAGCTAACGATCAATCAGCGAAAGCTCCAGACGCTGCTTTTTGTCCTCAGGTTGTTCGGGCCTTGGAGAACGTGGACAAGATCTTGGGCCTGCTGATGGACGGCCTGCTGCGACGGGACCTGCACCGCTGTGCGAACGTGATCGTCCTGTCGGATCACGGTGAGAAACCCGGCAGTCGGATCAAGTTTGGAGTCGTTTTAAAACTCAGCCCGAGTAAAACCAAAATCATTTTTCCTCACAGGCATGGAGGAGGCTTCCTGCGACAAGGCGGCGTTCGTGTCGGACTACCAGAACGAAACGGACGACTTTACGGTCATCCAGGGCCCGGCCGCTCGCATCAGACCCAGCGACCTCCCGGAGAACTTCTTCTCCTGTGAGTTCCGGTTGATAAGACGCCGCCGTCCGGCCGTCCGGCGGCCCTGCAGCGCCGGCCGGTCTCGTCTGTGAGCAGCGTGGCTGAATTTGTCCTGTCTTTCTTTCCCCAGTCGATTACGAGGGCCTGGTGAAGAACCTGTCGGTATGCAAAGCATTCCGGATTATCTGCCCGATCGGCTCCACTTTAACCCCCCCCTTTCCTGCCGGGTGTTGATTCTCGTCTTCTCTGTGCAAAGTGCAAACTTTGTGCAAACTCTGAGCAGAAGATGAGGCCGTACCTGAAGGAAACCTCCCCAAGAGGATGCACTTCGCCAACAACGTCCGCATAGAGAGAGGACACCTGTATATGAGGGAGGGGTGGCAGGCCGCGCTGTGAGTCGCCCGCCATTCAATCAaaaaggcagaaacaggtgCTGCGACCCTGCAAGCTGATTGGCGTGAACTTTTACATTCTGTCTCGACAGCAACGTGAAGGAGATCAAGTACTGCACCGGAGGATTCCACGGCTCAGACAACCTGTTCCCCAACATGCAGGTGGGAAGAAGGAAATGTACTTTCACGTCGCTCAAAGTACAGGAAATGTATTTAAGGAGAACGGCGCATGCAGAGAACAGATAGGACGTCTCCAAATTAGCGGGCTAACGGATTTAGCTTTTAACAATTTATTCTTCGGTTATTTTCATATTGGGTACCTCCAGGTTCGTAGCTCTGGACCTCCTCGTTTCCAGAGCAATCAAACGAGACAGACTCTCGAATCCACCATTTTTTGCTTCCACATAAGtcattcctccttttcctgCTAAAACCCCACAAACAGGCGACGCTGTAAATATAACCTCCGCTTTCGCCCGGCGCACAGAGGTGAGCGGTGTGTTTCGATATTTGTTTACTCACCTGCGACTACCTTTCAACCAGAATAACCCTAAAGTACATTTCAAGGTTATGAGAGTTCATagaaaaactttattgacaccGCATGCCGTTGCAACTTCCAGGCGATCTTCATCGGATACGGTCCGGCGTTCAAGTCCGACACCGTGGTACCGCCTTTTGAGAACATGAAGTATACAACCTCATGTGTGGTaagtgcgtttgtgtgtgtgtgtgtgtgtgtgtgtgtgtgtgtgtgcgtgcacgcaccAATTCCTTCGATTTGTGGCTTTTCCCGTTCTCCAGATCTGCTAAATATCCGTCCCGCTCCCAACAACGGGACCCACGGCAGTCTGAACCACCTCCTGAAGCACCCGGTTCACCTGCCGGGCCACCCGGCGCAGCTCTCCCATGACACGCCCTGCGATGCCGCTGGCCACGCCCCCGCCGAAGACGTAGGGTGCAACTGCGGGTTGCAAACCCAGGCGGCGGTACGCGCTAACGGCTAGCTGAGCTAACATGTTTTTGAAGACTCAAAGATTGCCGTTGAATTTAGAGCCTTCACCGTTACGACTGAGCGAATGCTAGCGTTTGAACACGCAAAATAAAGCTAGCATCGGCAGAATTTAACGTTAGCTTTGCTGACGAGTGTCTGTTTCTCTCCAGGAGGCGGACATGAACAAACATCTCCTCTCGGTCGAGCCCAGTGAGCTTTGTTTTTGGAAGGTTTTACGCCGACTTCATGGAAACCATTTTGTCCGGTCATCGCCGATCTTCTCCTTTAGGCATGAAAGCCATCTTGCGCCGCCTCCACCATCCGTTCGGCACCCCCCGGGTCGTCCAACCGGAGGCCACCTTCTGTGTCCTGCACCACGTCAGCTACCTCAACGGCTACAGCAAGGACCGGCGGATGCCCCTCTGGGTGTCGTACACCGTCCAGCCCCTGGTGAGCCGACGTctaaacatgcccccccccccccccccagtctgggGTCGGGGGTTGGCAGCAGACGATGAATCCCTTTCCTGAACAGCTGTTACTCGTCTTCCCAACACTCCTTCGCTTTCTCACTTTGCGGCGGAATTCTTTTGGTGTAAACTCATGACCTCAGTCAGTCGGATTCCCAGGAGACCGTCTGGATGATGGGCTCTGTTAAGTTCAGCCTGAAAGCTTGAATCGTGGCTTTGACAGTTCATCCACCGCCACGTGAGTTTGTTTTGATCAGGCAAAAACCAACAGATTGATTTTTGAAGGTTTTTGCGGAACGATGGATTCATTGTCAAGGGAAGAAAAATGTTGTTGTGAATCcaggagtttgtttgtttttttattatttaaatttcatttttcCCAAATTCCACAAAATCTGgggaaaataatttgtttttaaaaagaggAGAATATAACACAAATAGTTTGCGAGCGCTATGCAAACAGAGAGCACAACGGCCTCGCTGACCCGCGTGCAAACAGAACCCAGCGTATCCGGTTCCAGGCTCCGCCACTGACCACTCCTCTCTCCCAGACCAGAGTCCAGCCCCTGAGCCCGGAGGCGGAGGCGTGTGTTCGGGCCGACGTCCGCGTCCCGCCGGCCGCCAGCCAGCTGTGTGCGCGCTACATAGGCGACCCGGCGCTGTCCTACGGCCTGCTGCACCCCCCCAGTGAGTGCCCGCGTTCAGCCTGCATGCGCGTGGAGGAGGTCACGACAGGAGGTCACGACAGGAGGTCACGACAGGACGCCGACTGAGTGTCGGAATTCCAGCTGTCAGAGGCGCCTTTTCATGTAAAAAAGCTCCATTACAAGCCGCCTCTAACGGACACGCTGCAGAGCCACTGTGTTTAATGACATTCAGGGCCCAGGTCGCGCCACAACAGGAAAGGGAGaaggaaaatatataaatgtatataaattatattctaatatatattatttttaaaccatttattATCATAATTATTCTTCACACCCCTGCATTAGCTCACAGGTGTTGTCAGgattataattaattaaactTTAGGACATTTGTAACTGCAGCTTTACCCCACACGCAGCAATCCTGTCGTTTCTTCCCACACCAGACCTGAGTACCAGCGGATCGGAGTCCGACTCGCTCATCACGACCAACATGGCTCCGATGTTCCCCGCGTTTAAAGGTACGTCTCACAAAACCTTTATCGCTTCCGGGTTTTCCAGCTGCGTCCACAGATGGGGAAAGGAATTCCCAGAGATGCGTGGGCTGAAAATGCGGAATGAGCGCTGGAGAGATACGGAATCCCGTCCAGACATTATGTCATGCTCTGCTCTGGCTAAATTGTTTTCTGAGAGCagctattgggggggggggggggggttattcatttttattcataataTACGTCTCAAAGCCGACTTTATAAAGAGAGGCTGTACTTTTGGGTTCTAAAATTACACACTAGAAGCCCACGGATCCGACTGCTGTGATAATAAGGGTCTGCTGCGCTTTAATTTAGCTCAGTTCGGTCTGCAAAGCAAAATTAAAGGTTCAGTAAAATTATTTATTCCACATTCAATCCGCCTGCCATTCCGTCGGAGGCACCGGAAGTCTCTTCAAAATAAGATATACTTTAAGtctattattttgtaatgtGACCCAAACAATGGGAGAAGATCCGGTTAGTTAACGAATGCCTCCCCCTAGCGGTAGACTGCCGCACCTgcagcggagaggagaggaggcaggaaTTAAAGATGTTTAGTCAGATGTTttacttaaataaataacacaacatATAAAATAGCTTCATATTTGCAGATAAAAAGTTTATAATGGTTTAAAGGCAGTAATTAAAGGAAGTTAACTGTGAAACGGTTCTGTGCGTCCGTTCCTTAAATACAGACGTTTGGACGCACGTACACGACACGCTGCTTCCAGAATACTCCCAACAGACGAACGGCGTCAACGTCCTGACCGGGCCGATATTTGATGTGGACTTCGACGGAAACGTTGACGCACTCAAAGCCGCTCCGGGGTGAGTCAGTCGCCCAGCAACGGGGCCGTCCAATGTCCTGGctttttgtcctttgtctcGTACACGTGGAGCTAGCGTGGCCTGAAGGAGGGAGGACGAGCGGTTACTCCGCCCGTCTTTGTGGAGCTGTGGCTAAAATTGGGAAACTTCTGTTTTACGTTTCAACTCCTGGAATGcttgttgtcgttgtttttcccccccaggAACGAGGCTCCCATCCCGACACATTTCTTCCTGATCCTGACCAGCTGTGGGAATTCGACCTTGAGCCCGGTTAGCTGCGAGGGTCCCCTGAGGGCCAAGTCCTTCATCCTTCCTCACCGACCGGACCACACAGAGCGCTGTGCTGTGAGTC contains:
- the LOC137917381 gene encoding LOW QUALITY PROTEIN: ectonucleotide pyrophosphatase/phosphodiesterase family member 1-like (The sequence of the model RefSeq protein was modified relative to this genomic sequence to represent the inferred CDS: inserted 2 bases in 2 codons) gives rise to the protein VLLLCFLALILALTLPQKESVDENGGDLWLQQAGGELQEPQCPPGFSRPPLILISLDGLRARYLKDHSRHLPVINKLRRCGTTTPNMRPVYPTKTFPNHYSIATGLYPESHGIVGNKMYDVTRDAFFSLKTKEKFDPRWYRGEPVWHTAMRQKLKVGTYFWPGSDAPVNGTLPNYHKLYNGSIPFQERVSTLLEWLSLPQGERPDFYTLYLEEPDASGHRHGPGSAEVVRALENVDKILGLLMDGLLRRDLHRCANVIVLSDHGMEEASCDKAAFVSDYQNETDDFTVIQGPAARIRPSDLPENFFSFDYEGLVKNLSCKLCANSEQKMRPYLKEXLPKRMHFANNVRIERGHLYMREGWQAALNVKEIKYCTGGFHGSDNLFPNMQAIFIGYGPAFKSDTVVPPFENXEVYNLMCDLLNIRPAPNNGTHGSLNHLLKHPVHLPGHPAQLSHDTPCDAAGHAPAEDVGCNCGLQTQAAEADMNKHLLSVEPSMKAILRRLHHPFGTPRVVQPEATFCVLHHVSYLNGYSKDRRMPLWVSYTVQPLTRVQPLSPEAEACVRADVRVPPAASQLCARYIGDPALSYGLLHPPNLSTSGSESDSLITTNMAPMFPAFKDVWTHVHDTLLPEYSQQTNGVNVLTGPIFDVDFDGNVDALKAAPGNEAPIPTHFFLILTSCGNSTLSPVSCEGPLRAKSFILPHRPDHTERCANGSDL